Proteins encoded in a region of the Gammaproteobacteria bacterium genome:
- a CDS encoding amidase family protein produces the protein MSRLASRVYRGYFVVVLAIAWVAQSAWAASGDSGFNIVEASIPEMRQAMESGQTTARELVEQHLIRIALYEEKVNGVMAVNPQALAEADRLDAERARGFIRGPLHGIPVALKDNIHTTDMPTTGGALAFRDFVPPYEATLAKNLRDAGAIIIAKTVMTELANFIGSGMPGNYSTVGGYGLNPYDPRRDPREGFNDGRPVMGVGGSSSGIGTAMSFWAANVGTETSGSILSPANANMLAAIKPTVGRISRWGIIPITADQDTAGPMARSVTDAAIMLGVLEGESADPNDSATSICRAPANNDYTPHLREDGLQGARIGIPRALYYEEVAVPGAEETRGLLNDQSRAVMAAVIEVLREQGAILVDPANIPSVIDPDPQQNLLAAPDSSVLSYGMKRDFNAWLATLGAAAPVSSLTALRQWNLNNQSRGALKYGQARLDGADELDLQASRDSYQQDRMRDIYLNATHGIDEVMSDLDLDALLFPASSGAGIAARPGYPTVIVPFAMVPAEYDPPLPSDFEPLPRPFGVSFTGMACSEARLIELAYDFEQATQSRVAPPAMP, from the coding sequence ATGAGTCGATTAGCGAGTCGGGTTTACAGGGGTTACTTTGTCGTGGTGTTGGCCATTGCCTGGGTGGCGCAAAGTGCCTGGGCGGCCAGTGGTGACAGTGGCTTCAACATAGTAGAGGCCTCCATTCCGGAAATGCGGCAGGCCATGGAGTCGGGGCAGACGACCGCCCGTGAGCTGGTGGAGCAACATCTTATACGCATTGCGCTCTACGAAGAAAAAGTCAATGGGGTGATGGCTGTCAATCCACAGGCGCTGGCCGAGGCGGACAGGCTGGATGCCGAGCGTGCCAGGGGATTCATCCGCGGACCTCTGCACGGCATACCCGTAGCGCTGAAAGACAACATACACACCACAGATATGCCAACCACCGGGGGCGCACTGGCTTTCAGGGATTTCGTACCACCCTATGAAGCCACCCTGGCTAAGAACCTGCGCGATGCAGGTGCCATCATCATTGCCAAGACGGTGATGACTGAGCTGGCCAATTTTATCGGCTCAGGTATGCCCGGAAATTACAGCACGGTAGGGGGCTATGGCCTTAACCCCTACGATCCACGGCGTGATCCGCGCGAGGGGTTCAATGACGGGCGCCCGGTAATGGGTGTTGGCGGGTCGAGTTCAGGTATCGGCACAGCCATGAGCTTCTGGGCCGCCAATGTAGGTACTGAAACATCCGGTTCGATTCTTTCACCGGCAAATGCGAACATGCTGGCCGCTATCAAACCCACGGTCGGGCGGATCAGTCGCTGGGGAATCATTCCGATAACAGCCGACCAGGATACAGCAGGGCCGATGGCCCGCTCGGTAACCGATGCGGCGATAATGTTGGGTGTGCTGGAGGGGGAAAGCGCCGATCCTAATGATTCGGCCACGTCCATTTGCAGGGCGCCTGCCAACAATGATTACACGCCACACCTGCGCGAGGATGGATTGCAGGGTGCGCGCATCGGTATCCCGCGTGCGCTTTACTACGAGGAAGTTGCCGTGCCCGGCGCAGAGGAAACGAGAGGTCTGCTGAACGACCAGTCGAGAGCAGTCATGGCTGCGGTGATTGAAGTATTGAGGGAGCAGGGCGCGATCCTTGTGGACCCGGCCAATATACCCAGTGTCATCGATCCAGACCCGCAACAGAACCTGCTTGCCGCTCCTGATAGCAGCGTTCTCTCCTATGGCATGAAACGGGACTTCAATGCCTGGCTGGCCACATTAGGCGCAGCGGCGCCGGTCAGCTCGCTGACGGCACTGCGGCAGTGGAACCTGAACAATCAATCCCGTGGAGCCCTCAAGTATGGGCAGGCACGCCTCGACGGTGCCGATGAACTGGATCTGCAGGCCTCCCGTGACAGTTATCAGCAGGACCGGATGCGTGATATTTACCTGAACGCGACCCACGGTATCGATGAAGTCATGTCCGATCTGGATCTGGATGCCCTGCTGTTTCCCGCCTCCAGCGGTGCCGGAATAGCCGCCCGGCCAGGCTATCCGACAGTCATTGTGCCGTTCGCCATGGTGCCGGCGGAGTATGACCCGCCGCTGCCGTCTGACTTTGAGCCCCTACCACGTCCTTTTGGTGTCAGTTTTACGGGAATGGCCTGCAGCGAGGCCAGGCTGATCGAGCTGGCCTATGACTTCGAACAGGCGACGCAAAGCCGGGTTGCCCCGCCAGCTATGCCCTAG
- a CDS encoding TraR/DksA C4-type zinc finger protein, with amino-acid sequence MAHLDLEKFQTRLLKMQSDLDELDSMAKASTGTVVLDQSSVGRLSRMDALQGQQMALEAERRRKQEKLQIKAALIRIQNGEFGLCAACGDEIAVGRLSVNPIAARCIRCTD; translated from the coding sequence ATGGCTCACCTTGATCTGGAGAAGTTTCAAACCAGACTGCTGAAAATGCAGTCCGATCTCGATGAACTGGATTCAATGGCGAAAGCGTCCACTGGGACTGTAGTTCTCGATCAAAGCAGTGTGGGCAGGCTGTCTCGCATGGATGCCCTTCAAGGACAGCAAATGGCCCTGGAAGCCGAGCGCCGCAGAAAGCAGGAAAAGCTTCAAATAAAAGCGGCCCTGATTCGTATTCAAAACGGAGAGTTCGGGCTTTGCGCTGCCTGCGGTGATGAAATAGCCGTCGGGAGACTTTCTGTCAATCCCATAGCTGCTCGCTGTATCAGGTGTACCGACTGA
- a CDS encoding helix-turn-helix domain-containing protein, with amino-acid sequence MKSNNLSAANLSTWREDVLNSPLRPAVVAHVRKSRDHIVEESKKANLREVPQLAKLLASGSAEELQRGQAHYESHAEALISVVENDFDISYPDFDFVARHGAHRARQKFPLAATLHGYRIGQRVCWMTLCDALTFDENSMPEQSWRLMMALSVFSFEYINHISSIVADAYYEETRRLELTDSTARAEFVDRLIRYPDDPELVASAARFNLTPKADFVTVVARGLGSSAHDYELLHEMRRRMEKLLFPLCTHRLAEIRHGDVIFLLAATGEADRKLERALDPAIHDWLSENNCRIGISALRQGLNSVSGSYKDALMAIEQTSVEKPVLRYNAISLLEHLVSNASRTAYRMKPAWVESLIEENERARGVLLQTLNTYINCRMSAKKAADILNIHTNTVYQRINRVEQICSRSGSSPPDLIDILVAARLHL; translated from the coding sequence GTGAAATCGAACAATTTGAGTGCGGCAAATCTGAGTACGTGGCGTGAGGATGTGCTGAATAGTCCACTGCGACCTGCAGTCGTGGCGCATGTCAGGAAGTCGCGTGACCACATAGTCGAGGAATCTAAAAAGGCGAATCTCCGAGAGGTGCCGCAGCTGGCAAAATTGCTGGCGTCCGGCTCGGCTGAAGAGCTGCAGCGGGGTCAGGCCCACTACGAGTCCCATGCGGAAGCACTGATCAGCGTAGTGGAAAACGATTTCGATATCTCCTACCCGGACTTTGATTTTGTCGCCAGGCACGGTGCTCATCGGGCCAGGCAGAAATTCCCCCTTGCAGCGACCCTGCACGGCTACCGGATTGGTCAACGGGTGTGCTGGATGACGCTGTGCGATGCGCTGACTTTCGATGAAAACTCGATGCCGGAACAATCATGGCGATTGATGATGGCACTGAGCGTTTTCAGTTTCGAATATATCAATCACATCAGTTCGATCGTAGCGGATGCCTACTACGAAGAGACCCGGAGGCTGGAGCTCACAGACAGCACTGCGCGAGCCGAGTTTGTTGATCGTTTGATTCGCTATCCCGATGACCCGGAACTCGTGGCAAGTGCCGCCCGATTTAACCTGACTCCCAAAGCAGACTTTGTCACTGTCGTCGCAAGAGGGCTGGGTTCCTCCGCCCATGATTACGAATTGTTGCATGAGATGCGGCGCCGAATGGAGAAACTGCTTTTTCCCCTCTGCACCCATCGACTGGCGGAAATACGGCACGGTGATGTGATATTCCTACTGGCCGCCACTGGCGAAGCAGATCGAAAGCTGGAACGGGCTCTTGATCCGGCAATTCACGACTGGCTGTCTGAAAACAACTGCAGGATTGGCATCAGTGCACTTCGGCAAGGGTTGAATTCCGTCTCCGGTAGTTATAAAGATGCACTTATGGCAATTGAGCAGACTTCGGTTGAGAAACCTGTCCTTCGGTACAATGCAATCTCGTTGCTAGAGCATCTGGTAAGCAATGCCAGCCGCACAGCCTACCGAATGAAGCCAGCCTGGGTAGAGTCGCTGATCGAGGAAAATGAGCGGGCCAGGGGGGTGCTGTTGCAAACGCTGAATACTTATATCAATTGTCGGATGTCCGCGAAAAAGGCGGCTGATATCCTCAATATTCACACCAACACGGTCTATCAACGGATCAACCGGGTCGAACAAATTTGCAGTCGATCTGGCTCGAGCCCGCCAGACCTGATTGATATCCTGGTTGCGGCGAGGCTTCACCTGTAG
- a CDS encoding nuclear transport factor 2 family protein gives MAIKVPEFDRRGFLAMGAGAMAFAGLTRQARAAELSAGEQANVQLVNDFCAAWPGHNLETIMAFFADDGAYRMTETTELADGRDAVSARIQTILNNVDRFEVLETFARGPMVINERIDYFSDFAIKTWHGVGVFFIRDGKIVDWYDYTIAMEPG, from the coding sequence ATGGCAATTAAAGTACCGGAATTTGACCGTCGGGGTTTTCTGGCGATGGGCGCTGGCGCTATGGCATTCGCCGGCCTGACACGCCAGGCCAGGGCAGCGGAGCTGAGCGCTGGTGAGCAGGCGAATGTACAGCTCGTGAATGACTTTTGTGCGGCGTGGCCGGGCCATAATCTCGAAACAATCATGGCGTTTTTTGCTGATGATGGCGCGTATCGGATGACCGAAACGACGGAGCTCGCCGATGGCCGCGACGCCGTGTCAGCCCGTATTCAGACTATCCTTAATAATGTTGACCGCTTCGAGGTGCTCGAAACCTTCGCGCGCGGACCGATGGTAATCAACGAGCGGATCGACTACTTTTCGGATTTCGCCATCAAGACCTGGCACGGTGTCGGGGTCTTTTTCATCAGGGACGGTAAGATTGTCGACTGGTACGACTACACAATCGCCATGGAACCAGGCTGA
- a CDS encoding dynamin family protein, translating to MKTKLKNFCLQFSSELDPFIARLEPAIVNLTDKSGEAGLAGLREIATRLQGVQTRSRALQQKIANQHAYLLIFGPLKSGKSTLMNAISGAYVSEVSCLPTYPALVYVKDGQQNHFQATTYEGAERDFPDSLAMKAAIMQDYADLAEAIREAEKVGENFDPAIHHPKAIRRLEVQLPAPNLAESGTVLVDTPGLYSRMKFGYDQMTKDFRDTAACAIFVVKTDDLFFEKVFEEFEELLGCFSQIFLVSNIDSSKQDLQPDGTLTVSLEGSDPEKVIEAFQSLSISAPIQEAIDRGRLNIYSIDLLKAASRRLRAGLQSSVEAPETDPEINGEGDAGAESDGFDRFLDDLTGYLNSSDYLDDFMVDTLRTARDLVEEEIQASASEIAEELKEACKGLNADIYKERHLIDSLQELEKTDWSANFAHLGEEKDRLFSEAGESFLAHGESLQIALDEWMQSDESWQNLLDSRIRPLLKQGVRQDAEDTVEKLRAMLDSANGGGRFSTALSQKMSDAGLSVNKPVRELLASLGEAADVNLPEMELNFEAVPINHSFLDKLLFRNDIKVRQQLFGTEGQQPISAARKRKRLQGSGVEYLQDTCKRFASERLQAVLKEYADQVLTQYISRYTGTLQQEVSNLKASVMADIRENERKLQVREQVLEDLEGINAAAERFFGSLGSVAADFVTQTEAAADGEGQLSGPEEKPHVEADADMQTEAAESPDGSMAGTVGEEESGSVRPSETQNSEEQDGVVIEDWSDSEEFTPDEEESGIANK from the coding sequence ATGAAAACGAAATTAAAGAATTTCTGCCTGCAGTTCTCCAGCGAGCTTGACCCTTTTATTGCCCGGCTCGAGCCAGCCATTGTTAATCTGACAGACAAGTCCGGCGAGGCGGGTCTTGCCGGCCTGAGAGAAATCGCCACCCGGCTCCAGGGCGTGCAAACCCGTTCCAGGGCATTACAGCAGAAGATTGCCAACCAACATGCCTATCTTCTGATTTTTGGTCCCCTGAAGAGCGGTAAATCGACCCTGATGAATGCGATCAGCGGGGCATACGTCAGCGAAGTATCCTGTCTTCCAACCTATCCAGCCCTGGTTTATGTCAAGGATGGGCAACAGAACCACTTCCAGGCCACCACTTACGAAGGGGCAGAGCGAGATTTTCCGGACAGCCTGGCAATGAAAGCCGCGATTATGCAGGACTATGCCGATCTTGCCGAGGCCATCCGTGAAGCTGAAAAGGTTGGTGAAAATTTCGATCCAGCGATCCACCACCCGAAGGCGATACGCCGGCTTGAAGTGCAGCTCCCGGCCCCAAACCTGGCAGAATCCGGCACCGTGCTGGTAGATACCCCGGGGCTCTACAGTCGTATGAAGTTCGGCTATGACCAGATGACAAAGGATTTTCGGGATACCGCCGCCTGCGCGATTTTCGTGGTGAAGACCGATGACCTGTTCTTTGAAAAGGTCTTTGAGGAGTTCGAAGAGTTGCTTGGCTGTTTCAGTCAGATTTTTCTGGTTTCGAACATCGACTCGTCGAAGCAGGACCTGCAGCCGGATGGCACGCTGACGGTCAGCCTGGAGGGGTCTGATCCAGAAAAGGTCATCGAGGCCTTCCAGTCACTGTCTATCAGTGCACCCATTCAGGAAGCCATCGACAGGGGACGGCTTAATATTTATTCCATTGATCTGTTGAAGGCAGCCTCCCGACGCCTGCGGGCAGGCCTGCAGAGCAGTGTAGAGGCGCCTGAAACCGATCCCGAAATCAACGGAGAGGGCGATGCCGGAGCTGAAAGTGACGGCTTCGACCGCTTCCTTGACGACCTTACCGGCTACCTGAACAGTAGTGACTACCTTGACGATTTCATGGTGGATACGCTCAGGACCGCGAGAGATCTTGTCGAGGAGGAGATCCAGGCCTCGGCCAGTGAGATCGCGGAAGAATTGAAAGAGGCCTGTAAAGGCCTGAATGCTGACATCTATAAGGAAAGGCATCTTATCGATTCCCTGCAGGAGTTGGAGAAGACCGACTGGTCGGCTAACTTCGCGCATTTGGGTGAGGAAAAGGATCGCCTGTTCAGTGAGGCAGGGGAGTCTTTTCTGGCCCACGGTGAGTCACTTCAGATAGCCCTGGACGAGTGGATGCAGAGTGATGAAAGCTGGCAGAATCTGCTCGACAGCCGTATCAGGCCCCTCCTGAAGCAGGGCGTGCGCCAGGACGCGGAGGATACCGTTGAAAAGCTGCGAGCCATGCTCGACAGCGCCAATGGCGGTGGCCGCTTCAGTACAGCGTTGTCGCAGAAGATGAGTGATGCCGGCCTTAGCGTCAACAAGCCCGTGCGTGAACTGCTGGCCAGCCTGGGCGAGGCGGCAGATGTCAACCTGCCCGAAATGGAGCTGAATTTCGAGGCAGTACCGATTAACCACAGCTTCCTGGACAAGCTGTTGTTCAGAAATGACATCAAGGTGCGCCAGCAGCTCTTCGGTACCGAAGGCCAGCAGCCGATTTCAGCGGCCAGGAAACGCAAGCGGCTGCAGGGCTCTGGCGTCGAGTACCTGCAGGACACTTGCAAGCGCTTTGCCAGCGAAAGATTGCAGGCGGTGTTAAAGGAATACGCGGATCAGGTCCTGACGCAGTACATCAGCCGTTACACCGGCACGCTGCAGCAGGAAGTATCAAACCTGAAGGCTTCCGTGATGGCGGATATCCGTGAAAACGAGAGAAAACTGCAAGTCCGCGAGCAGGTGCTCGAAGATCTGGAAGGTATCAATGCTGCCGCCGAACGGTTTTTTGGCAGTCTCGGTAGCGTTGCTGCTGATTTTGTTACCCAAACAGAAGCTGCTGCTGATGGGGAAGGCCAGCTTTCCGGGCCTGAAGAGAAGCCGCACGTGGAGGCCGATGCAGACATGCAGACAGAAGCCGCAGAATCCCCGGACGGCAGTATGGCCGGAACCGTGGGTGAAGAAGAAAGCGGCTCAGTAAGACCCAGCGAGACGCAGAACTCCGAGGAGCAGGACGGTGTGGTCATAGAGGACTGGTCCGATTCTGAGGAGTTCACTCCCGATGAAGAAGAGAGCGGTATCGCCAACAAGTAA
- a CDS encoding M20/M25/M40 family metallo-hydrolase: protein MNHLSRSCRVSLGIVFFLAVTVPLASAQGSRVIPADDRQLAYEVYKELIEYKTTASEQNNTIAVEGMAAWLAAAGFSADDVFVAGPLPHKGNLVVTYRGTGQQRPMILMAHIDVVEAERADWNLDPFVLNEDEDYFYGRGTIDDKAMSAIFIANLIRLKREGFVPNRDIVVALTSDEESGGSNGIRWLLDNHRGLIDGAFAINEGGYGQLLDGKPLANTIQVAEKIFATFQVTARNPGGHSSLPRPDNAIYDLAEALLKIRDYEFPVQLTDTMRMSYQRQAEINSGQRADDFRSLLRDPIPEDSLRRLTSEAAINAQLRTTAVATLLDGGHASNALPQTAVATVNVRMMPGSDPQDVLQTLTEVVDNPDLEVAYRGGGGLSDPSPLTEEILGAVEGVTEQMWPGITVIPIMSTGATDGAKMRNAGIPTYGVSGLFVDRNDMRIHGQDERLLKESFYGGYDFLYRLTKTLSSE, encoded by the coding sequence ATGAATCATCTGTCCAGATCATGCCGGGTTTCGTTGGGAATTGTATTCTTCCTGGCGGTTACGGTGCCGCTTGCCAGCGCCCAGGGTAGCCGCGTAATTCCTGCTGACGATCGTCAGTTGGCCTACGAGGTCTACAAGGAGCTGATTGAATACAAGACTACCGCTTCGGAGCAGAACAACACCATCGCGGTAGAAGGCATGGCGGCCTGGCTGGCGGCTGCCGGGTTTTCAGCTGACGATGTGTTTGTCGCCGGCCCTCTGCCACACAAGGGCAATCTGGTTGTCACTTATCGCGGCACGGGCCAGCAACGGCCGATGATTCTGATGGCCCATATCGATGTGGTAGAAGCCGAACGGGCAGACTGGAACCTGGATCCATTCGTTCTCAACGAGGATGAGGATTACTTCTATGGCCGGGGCACAATTGACGACAAGGCCATGTCGGCCATCTTTATCGCCAATCTTATTCGCCTGAAGCGTGAAGGCTTTGTACCCAACCGCGACATCGTGGTGGCACTGACTTCCGACGAGGAAAGCGGTGGCAGCAACGGCATCCGCTGGCTGCTGGATAACCACCGGGGCCTCATCGACGGTGCTTTCGCCATCAACGAAGGCGGCTATGGGCAGTTACTGGACGGCAAGCCTCTGGCCAACACAATCCAGGTGGCGGAGAAAATATTTGCCACGTTCCAGGTGACAGCGCGAAATCCAGGCGGCCACTCGTCACTGCCGCGCCCGGATAATGCCATTTACGATCTGGCCGAAGCGCTGCTGAAGATTAGAGACTACGAATTCCCGGTGCAACTGACAGACACCATGCGCATGAGCTACCAGCGTCAGGCGGAAATCAACAGTGGTCAGCGGGCGGACGATTTCAGGTCGCTGCTGCGGGACCCCATTCCGGAAGACTCACTGAGGAGGCTGACGAGTGAAGCTGCGATCAACGCCCAGTTGAGAACCACGGCGGTAGCCACTCTGCTGGACGGCGGTCACGCATCCAACGCCCTGCCACAAACGGCAGTGGCCACTGTCAACGTGCGCATGATGCCCGGCTCGGACCCACAGGATGTTCTGCAGACTCTCACCGAGGTGGTAGACAACCCGGACCTCGAAGTGGCCTACCGCGGTGGCGGAGGCCTGTCCGATCCTTCCCCGCTGACTGAGGAAATCCTCGGTGCCGTAGAGGGGGTAACCGAGCAGATGTGGCCGGGTATCACGGTGATACCTATCATGTCCACCGGGGCCACAGATGGCGCAAAGATGCGCAACGCGGGGATACCCACTTACGGGGTTTCCGGCCTGTTTGTCGATCGCAACGATATGCGCATTCATGGTCAGGATGAGCGATTGCTGAAGGAGTCTTTCTATGGCGGCTATGATTTTTTATACCGTCTGACCAAAACGCTGAGCAGCGAATAA
- a CDS encoding 4Fe-4S binding protein yields the protein MARQTRSLLLLTCLVALVQGLAQPAAAQSGEATATPFSTDVQIPWLHEVLPGVEEFGAKQGEPPIWPGYRTNRESREQELVGYAFLSADAPPVEPGYSGPIDMLIGVDTNLNMTGVKILDYNETYRRTKGDFLAREELLSQFRNKSLRDDFQISRDIDGIAGSTVSVFAIARGARNAARRIAEAYLDFDPTDPVQEARKVRIVQAMSEYSWEQMLANGMVRQLKVPLPDGENIVFSFSYMGHPGLGTFWIGDDNYALAERAASAYPAGEEMLLVAVGGSAASEFRYDQLQFNQDNGRTLSRFRRFSAESFVPAGNADSGMIAGHADFAGAIVLPRSLDITQPFTLAYRHLGTAERRAIEFQPAGLGMQLARGEDVLNEEEIAAILRAENSRVQQFFDQPPWGLTPWAKVAVLLLILALAMTAFLRKSDTLRWTTLTVTVAYLGFIDSGFLSISQIINTINQGPGFLLSNLPLLLFVTFTVVTTLLWGRVFCSSLCPFGAVQDFITRFAPRRWRRQVSQSIHNKALKLKYFILALIIGTTLAAPEVAIFQYFEPFGTLFFLNGALILWVILVAILAACFVVPRFYCRYACPLGAALAVASLASPLRIRRVPQCTYCIVCERACPTGAIQRDRIDFKECVRCDVCEIKLIEKAGSCQHTMSRIIASTHNGAK from the coding sequence ATGGCACGTCAAACACGCTCTCTGCTTCTTTTAACGTGCCTGGTCGCCCTCGTTCAGGGTCTCGCTCAACCGGCGGCGGCTCAATCCGGGGAGGCAACAGCCACCCCTTTTTCTACTGATGTACAGATTCCGTGGCTGCACGAGGTGCTGCCGGGAGTCGAAGAGTTTGGTGCGAAACAGGGTGAACCGCCCATCTGGCCGGGATACCGCACCAACCGCGAGAGCCGCGAGCAAGAACTGGTTGGCTATGCCTTTCTGAGTGCTGATGCGCCACCCGTGGAACCCGGTTACAGTGGACCGATCGATATGCTGATCGGGGTCGACACCAACCTCAACATGACCGGCGTCAAAATCCTTGACTACAACGAAACCTACCGCCGGACAAAGGGGGATTTTCTGGCGCGCGAAGAATTGCTGAGCCAGTTCCGCAACAAGTCCCTCCGGGATGACTTTCAGATAAGTCGCGACATCGATGGTATTGCCGGATCTACCGTTAGCGTCTTTGCCATTGCCCGCGGTGCGCGCAATGCCGCCCGTCGCATTGCCGAAGCCTATCTCGATTTTGATCCGACCGATCCGGTGCAGGAGGCACGCAAGGTACGCATCGTTCAGGCTATGAGCGAGTACAGCTGGGAGCAGATGCTGGCAAACGGTATGGTTCGGCAATTGAAGGTACCACTTCCGGACGGCGAGAATATCGTATTTTCTTTCAGCTATATGGGGCATCCAGGGCTGGGGACATTCTGGATCGGCGATGACAATTATGCCCTCGCCGAACGGGCAGCCAGCGCCTACCCGGCTGGCGAGGAAATGCTGCTGGTTGCGGTCGGCGGCAGCGCTGCCAGCGAGTTCCGCTACGATCAACTGCAGTTCAACCAGGACAACGGCCGAACCCTCAGTCGGTTTCGGCGGTTCAGCGCCGAGAGTTTCGTACCGGCCGGTAACGCCGACTCCGGCATGATCGCGGGACACGCCGACTTCGCCGGCGCTATCGTATTGCCGCGGAGCCTCGATATCACCCAGCCTTTCACGCTGGCCTACCGGCACCTGGGCACCGCTGAGCGGCGCGCTATCGAATTTCAACCGGCAGGGCTGGGTATGCAGTTGGCGCGCGGGGAAGACGTGCTCAACGAAGAGGAAATCGCCGCTATCCTGCGGGCCGAGAACAGCCGGGTGCAACAGTTCTTTGACCAACCCCCTTGGGGCCTCACGCCCTGGGCCAAGGTCGCCGTTCTGCTGTTGATACTGGCATTGGCGATGACAGCTTTCCTGCGCAAGAGTGACACATTGCGCTGGACAACCCTGACGGTAACGGTGGCCTATCTGGGCTTCATTGACAGCGGCTTCCTGTCCATTTCTCAGATCATCAACACCATCAACCAGGGCCCTGGCTTTCTGCTCAGCAACCTGCCCCTGCTGCTATTCGTAACTTTCACTGTGGTCACAACGCTGCTGTGGGGTCGAGTGTTCTGCTCCTCGCTGTGCCCGTTCGGGGCCGTACAGGATTTCATTACCCGCTTTGCTCCCAGGCGTTGGAGGCGCCAGGTATCTCAATCAATCCATAACAAGGCGCTGAAGCTGAAGTACTTCATTCTCGCCCTGATTATCGGAACGACGCTGGCGGCTCCCGAGGTGGCGATTTTCCAGTACTTCGAGCCGTTTGGCACACTGTTCTTCCTGAATGGCGCGTTGATTCTCTGGGTGATTCTGGTTGCCATCCTGGCAGCCTGTTTCGTCGTTCCCCGATTCTATTGCCGTTATGCCTGTCCGCTCGGGGCCGCGCTGGCCGTGGCCTCGCTGGCAAGCCCTCTAAGAATCAGGCGCGTACCCCAGTGCACTTACTGCATCGTCTGCGAACGCGCCTGCCCTACAGGAGCCATCCAGCGGGACAGGATCGACTTCAAGGAATGTGTGCGCTGCGATGTGTGTGAGATCAAGCTGATCGAAAAGGCCGGGTCCTGCCAGCATACTATGAGCCGCATTATCGCCTCGACGCATAATGGCGCGAAATAG
- a CDS encoding serine hydrolase domain-containing protein, which produces MSTARLERINEVIQRHIEAGNIQGAVTAVARRGKLVHLKAHGLMDVPGNRPMQEDSLFIMMSSTKPVLGVAAMMMIEEGRIRPTDPVSKWIPEFATMEVAVLHTPLDQNISPIRVDPEDIPPYRLVPAAREITVHDLLTHTSGLASGGLGSAITASNGISSRRSLAENVPEYGNYILDFQPGSRWQYSAATGLDVVARIIEIESGLPFDQFVRERIFEPLGMNHTWWNVPQEFQNNRVVIVDRDMAPFFKSPPSTYFSGSYGLNSTAGDYMRFEQMLVNGGELFGNRLLSPRTVRMMSSNQVKDLYQGISRRVEGQGFGYTVAVTEDPIVGNQRRSEGAFGWGGAFGTRTWSDPEEELSAVIMLQQPFGPAQSDFENAVQQAIIE; this is translated from the coding sequence ATGTCAACTGCACGGCTTGAACGGATTAACGAGGTCATTCAACGGCATATCGAAGCCGGCAATATTCAGGGCGCAGTCACTGCAGTTGCCCGGCGTGGCAAGTTGGTGCATCTTAAAGCACACGGCCTGATGGATGTCCCGGGCAATCGGCCCATGCAGGAGGACAGCCTCTTCATCATGATGAGTTCCACCAAGCCGGTCCTGGGGGTTGCCGCGATGATGATGATCGAAGAGGGCCGTATTCGCCCCACCGATCCCGTCAGCAAGTGGATTCCCGAATTTGCCACGATGGAAGTAGCCGTATTACACACGCCCCTCGACCAGAACATTAGTCCGATTCGAGTGGACCCTGAAGATATTCCGCCCTATCGACTGGTACCCGCCGCCCGTGAGATCACCGTACACGACTTGCTGACGCACACATCGGGGCTAGCGTCCGGCGGCCTGGGCAGCGCGATCACAGCAAGCAATGGCATCAGCAGTCGTCGATCGCTGGCTGAAAACGTGCCTGAGTACGGGAATTACATTCTGGATTTCCAACCAGGGTCTCGCTGGCAGTACAGCGCTGCAACAGGTCTGGATGTAGTAGCGCGCATAATAGAAATAGAATCAGGTCTGCCCTTCGATCAGTTTGTTCGTGAACGCATTTTTGAGCCCCTGGGTATGAACCATACCTGGTGGAATGTACCTCAAGAGTTCCAGAATAACCGCGTCGTTATTGTAGACCGGGACATGGCGCCCTTCTTCAAGTCACCCCCCAGTACTTATTTCTCAGGCTCTTATGGGTTGAATAGTACAGCAGGGGATTATATGCGGTTCGAGCAGATGCTCGTGAACGGTGGTGAGTTGTTTGGAAATAGACTACTGAGCCCACGGACAGTTCGCATGATGTCCAGCAACCAGGTGAAAGATCTGTACCAGGGCATTTCCCGACGGGTCGAAGGTCAGGGATTCGGTTATACTGTGGCTGTTACCGAAGACCCGATTGTCGGCAATCAACGCCGCAGCGAGGGCGCATTCGGCTGGGGTGGCGCCTTCGGCACGCGGACCTGGAGTGATCCTGAAGAAGAACTGAGTGCGGTCATCATGCTCCAGCAACCATTCGGCCCGGCGCAAAGCGACTTCGAGAATGCCGTACAACAGGCGATTATTGAATAA